The proteins below come from a single bacterium genomic window:
- a CDS encoding radical SAM protein, with translation MATDFLGRFDSQVARVFKYAARAAWNNPKQALFFARTQAAQARSARRRDKQRERGIQVPPLVIASITSRCNLHCRGCYARARHGSRRPELTDQQWADLFSQAQKLGVSVIMLAGGEPLLKPQILDVTRQFPDITFPLFTNGLLQDDAIVARFRGQPQVIPVLSIEGWEPETDTRRGSGVFESVAAAAGKLRAAGLFFGVSLTVTRRNFEAVTAEGLVQALIGNGCSLFIFVEYTPAEPGTEDLTLLPAQRQQLVEFSEGMQVRSRPVFIVFPGDEEQFGGCLAAGRGFVHVGPDGSLEPCPFAPYSDTNVTDMPLEQALASGLLKAIRDNHDELKETRGGCALWRRREWVQSLAQTRK, from the coding sequence ATGGCCACGGACTTCCTGGGTCGATTCGATAGCCAGGTCGCGCGGGTATTCAAGTACGCGGCGCGCGCGGCGTGGAATAACCCGAAGCAGGCGCTTTTCTTCGCCCGCACCCAGGCCGCCCAGGCGCGCTCGGCCCGGCGGCGCGACAAGCAGCGCGAGCGCGGCATTCAGGTGCCGCCGCTCGTCATCGCCAGCATCACCAGCCGCTGCAACCTCCACTGCCGCGGGTGCTATGCTCGAGCCCGGCACGGCTCGCGCCGGCCCGAGCTCACCGACCAGCAGTGGGCCGACCTTTTCTCGCAGGCGCAGAAGCTGGGTGTCTCGGTCATAATGCTCGCGGGCGGCGAACCGCTCCTGAAGCCGCAAATCCTCGATGTCACGCGCCAGTTCCCGGACATCACATTCCCGCTCTTCACCAACGGGCTGCTGCAGGACGATGCGATTGTCGCCCGGTTCCGAGGCCAGCCGCAGGTCATCCCGGTGTTGAGCATTGAGGGCTGGGAACCGGAAACCGACACGCGGCGGGGCAGCGGCGTGTTTGAGTCCGTGGCTGCTGCCGCCGGGAAGCTGCGGGCCGCCGGGCTCTTCTTCGGGGTGTCGCTCACGGTCACGCGCCGGAATTTCGAGGCTGTGACGGCCGAAGGACTGGTCCAAGCGCTCATCGGGAACGGGTGCAGCCTGTTCATCTTCGTCGAGTACACGCCGGCCGAGCCAGGCACTGAAGACCTGACGCTCCTGCCCGCACAGCGGCAGCAACTGGTCGAGTTCTCCGAAGGGATGCAGGTGCGGTCGCGTCCGGTATTCATCGTGTTCCCGGGAGACGAAGAGCAGTTCGGCGGCTGCCTGGCCGCGGGGCGTGGCTTCGTCCACGTCGGGCCGGACGGCAGTCTTGAGCCTTGCCCGTTCGCGCCCTATTCGGACACGAACGTGACCGACATGCCGCTCGAACAGGCGCTCGCGTCCGGCCTGCTCAAAGCGATTCGCGACAACCACGACGAACTGAAGGAAACCCGCGGCGGCTGCGCCCTGTGGCGCAGGCGGGAGTGGGTACAGAGCCTTGCACAGACCAGAAAGTAG
- a CDS encoding type II toxin-antitoxin system PemK/MazF family toxin, translating to MAQYAAGDIVLLRVPFFDTPNPKRRPAMVILDTGGDDIVVARVTGQLSNTPQDVTLEEWHVAGLLVPSVVRLHTVATLPRKIVDRKLGRLTPSDWSLVVLTLRQVCRNL from the coding sequence ATGGCACAATACGCGGCGGGCGACATCGTCCTCCTGCGGGTTCCCTTCTTCGACACACCCAATCCCAAACGGCGGCCGGCGATGGTGATACTGGACACCGGCGGCGACGACATCGTGGTCGCGCGAGTCACCGGACAGCTCTCGAACACCCCGCAGGACGTCACGCTGGAAGAATGGCACGTGGCCGGATTACTCGTCCCGTCGGTCGTCCGTCTTCACACGGTCGCCACGCTGCCGCGGAAAATCGTTGATCGGAAGCTGGGGCGACTCACTCCCAGCGACTGGTCGCTTGTTGTCCTGACCCTCCGGCAGGTCTGCAGAAACCTCTAG
- a CDS encoding DUF3857 and transglutaminase domain-containing protein gives MSFGSEIDSIIKAAPGHDAYPEAGALILLSRTTVTVDKNNSTTLDRYLVVKIFEDRGRDEFGEITQKFNKDGQTVEVLEACTHRPDGSIVKPEARAISDVSAPEVADAMAYTNAMLKVISFPALEPGAVIEYHVRVKPKKSTKEDGFSGTVMFGASNPILKRAFTLVVPKGVQFSQAWSKNGVKPVVEALPAGYSFTWTVTNTPQIFHERAMPDIRRLVPMLSYSSYKDWKQVATKLRKDFDKGRVASPAVKQFSDSLSAGKTKAEAAKAIFLYVTQKVRGVDLGYGDAGYETHKAADVLTWKYGDCRDKNRLLISLLDAQGIPATPIAMNTKTDVPVGVPSPDAFDGLATLATVDGKPMLLDPFAEYRIYGSVPDDDAGDDALLLDSTSTQLGKCPGAGPNPSDLAVTTAEMSLELNGDLSGTVTTVTGGCYDNSLRDEWRDLTPTDRKRDMAGIASSIKTGARIDSFWFSNLEDLTEPATAGFHFTAPRYAVTQKGELSMRAPTPAVVTEELFGIASNSRRTNPVETKPARGYEYTCTIKLPPGVKVDILPDTVATVGAGISAQGGWAKTADGVSFYYTVHLMKPDYSLSEFKQLKSAADALNRPQLREVYFLRTSERTRPEPTLQHSKPATPTSKPEQAGTQGKPIK, from the coding sequence TTGTCCTTCGGCAGCGAGATTGACAGTATCATCAAGGCGGCGCCGGGCCATGATGCCTATCCCGAGGCCGGCGCGCTCATCCTGCTTTCCCGCACGACCGTAACAGTGGACAAGAACAACTCGACCACGCTGGACCGTTATCTCGTCGTCAAGATATTCGAGGACCGGGGTAGAGACGAGTTTGGCGAAATCACCCAGAAGTTCAACAAGGACGGCCAGACAGTGGAAGTGCTGGAGGCCTGCACCCACCGGCCCGACGGCTCCATCGTCAAGCCCGAGGCAAGAGCGATATCCGACGTGTCGGCGCCCGAGGTGGCCGACGCGATGGCCTACACCAACGCGATGCTCAAGGTGATATCATTCCCGGCCCTGGAGCCGGGCGCGGTCATCGAGTACCACGTGCGGGTCAAGCCGAAGAAGAGCACGAAAGAAGACGGCTTTTCCGGAACCGTCATGTTCGGCGCGTCCAACCCGATCCTGAAGCGCGCATTCACGCTGGTCGTGCCCAAAGGGGTCCAGTTCTCGCAGGCATGGTCCAAGAACGGCGTCAAGCCGGTCGTCGAAGCCCTGCCCGCCGGCTACAGCTTCACCTGGACCGTGACCAACACCCCGCAGATATTCCACGAGCGGGCGATGCCCGACATCCGGCGGCTCGTCCCCATGCTGAGCTACTCGTCGTACAAGGACTGGAAGCAGGTAGCGACCAAACTGCGCAAAGACTTCGACAAAGGCCGCGTCGCCTCGCCGGCGGTGAAACAGTTCTCGGACAGCTTGAGCGCGGGCAAGACAAAGGCCGAAGCGGCCAAGGCCATCTTCCTCTACGTCACCCAGAAGGTGCGCGGCGTCGATCTCGGCTACGGCGACGCCGGTTACGAGACCCACAAAGCGGCCGATGTTCTCACCTGGAAATACGGCGACTGCCGGGACAAGAACCGGCTCCTCATCAGCCTGCTCGACGCGCAGGGCATCCCGGCGACGCCCATCGCCATGAACACGAAAACTGATGTGCCCGTCGGCGTGCCCTCGCCAGACGCCTTTGACGGGCTCGCCACGTTGGCCACCGTTGATGGCAAGCCGATGCTGCTCGACCCCTTCGCCGAGTACCGTATCTACGGCAGCGTCCCGGACGACGACGCCGGAGATGACGCGCTGCTCCTCGACTCAACCAGCACGCAGCTTGGCAAATGCCCGGGCGCAGGCCCGAACCCGAGCGACCTGGCGGTCACGACCGCCGAGATGTCGCTTGAGCTGAACGGCGACCTCAGCGGAACCGTGACGACAGTGACCGGCGGCTGCTACGACAACTCCCTGCGCGACGAGTGGCGCGACCTGACTCCGACCGACCGCAAGCGGGACATGGCCGGGATCGCCTCGTCCATCAAGACCGGCGCAAGAATCGACTCCTTCTGGTTCTCGAACCTGGAGGACCTGACTGAACCGGCGACCGCGGGCTTCCACTTCACGGCACCGCGCTACGCCGTGACCCAGAAAGGCGAACTCTCGATGCGAGCGCCCACCCCGGCCGTGGTCACCGAAGAGCTGTTCGGGATCGCGTCGAACTCACGGCGCACGAACCCGGTAGAGACCAAGCCGGCGCGCGGCTACGAGTACACGTGCACCATCAAGCTGCCGCCCGGCGTGAAAGTGGATATCCTGCCGGACACCGTCGCCACGGTTGGGGCCGGTATCTCGGCGCAAGGCGGCTGGGCGAAAACAGCGGACGGCGTGAGCTTCTACTACACGGTGCATCTGATGAAACCGGACTACTCGCTCTCCGAGTTCAAGCAACTCAAGTCCGCAGCCGACGCCCTCAACCGCCCGCAACTCCGCGAGGTGTACTTCCTGCGCACCAGCGAACGGACACGCCCCGAACCAACGTTACAGCATTCTAAGCCCGCCACACCGACCTCTAAGCCGGAACAAGCGGGCACCCAGGGGAAACCGATCAAGTAG
- a CDS encoding DUF3857 and transglutaminase domain-containing protein: MTRINKLVSALALLASIAAAAAPPVALLKGITLAKYPDANAVIVFDSTLVTLQADGRNVTREHRLVKILTEQGKQEYATPEDGYCLTYSTADVKLARVIAPDGKVTNVAKSDIVDVPMPLEEGSKFVLPNVRVKSIQFPGLALGSSVEWITEDVTFNPVMDGQYDNEEYFSGGDPLLSVAYTLDAPTTLKLRWLVKAGSVDTNFTVNGKRQRLTWSAHDVPKLVYEPMMPYGESMTRLFICTQPDWQTWSRWFYNLSSTQYDVDSALGRAIDSLTAGAKTEDAKVRALYNFVNQRIRYVETSYSGKKAGYQPEKISLTYQKRYGVCRDKAALLTGMLRHAGVDAYITLTNGETQTDSELPVDQFNHSTVAVKRADGSIYYLDPTAENSRQYYAASEMNRGVLVATKAGDGLRYTPFIPADSNRLDVRIDDTLAPDGSLSGVAVLVPIGEQEFGLRSLAQYLPPQQQKQRYENYLHVLGPDAHLDTLAMTDPRDLNQPLVVKLHFSVPDFATVLKSKTGNRKSTIRFTLPKAGNGMFTSNAFAWASSMPARKYDIDFHSTYTWHMVHQLTLPKSFKTVLVPDSLEQASDKFEAKSETKVKGNQLTNEAWFRLKDPLVRVAEYQSLRSLLAATEEIERQHVMLKPVEE, encoded by the coding sequence ATGACTCGAATCAACAAGCTCGTATCGGCTCTTGCGCTCCTCGCAAGCATCGCGGCCGCAGCCGCGCCGCCGGTGGCGCTGCTGAAAGGCATCACGCTTGCGAAATACCCGGACGCGAACGCGGTCATCGTGTTCGATTCCACGCTCGTCACGCTCCAGGCCGACGGCCGGAACGTGACCCGCGAGCACCGGCTGGTGAAGATATTGACCGAGCAGGGCAAGCAGGAATACGCCACGCCCGAGGATGGGTACTGCCTGACCTATTCGACGGCCGACGTAAAGCTGGCCCGGGTGATAGCGCCCGACGGCAAGGTCACGAATGTCGCGAAGTCCGACATCGTGGACGTGCCGATGCCGCTGGAGGAAGGGTCGAAATTCGTGCTGCCCAACGTGCGGGTGAAGTCCATCCAGTTCCCCGGACTCGCGCTCGGCTCGTCGGTCGAGTGGATAACCGAGGACGTCACGTTCAACCCGGTAATGGACGGCCAGTACGACAACGAGGAGTATTTCAGCGGGGGCGACCCGTTGCTGTCCGTGGCGTATACCCTCGACGCTCCGACCACTTTGAAGCTGCGTTGGCTGGTCAAGGCCGGCAGCGTGGACACGAACTTCACGGTGAATGGCAAGCGCCAGCGCCTGACGTGGTCGGCGCACGACGTTCCCAAATTGGTCTACGAGCCGATGATGCCGTACGGCGAGTCGATGACGCGGCTGTTCATCTGCACCCAGCCGGACTGGCAGACCTGGTCCCGCTGGTTCTACAACCTCTCCTCCACCCAGTACGATGTGGATTCGGCCTTAGGCCGCGCCATAGACTCGCTCACTGCCGGCGCGAAGACCGAGGATGCGAAAGTCCGCGCGCTCTACAACTTCGTGAACCAGCGCATCCGTTACGTGGAAACATCCTACTCGGGTAAGAAGGCCGGGTATCAGCCGGAGAAGATAAGCCTGACGTATCAGAAGCGCTACGGCGTGTGCCGCGACAAGGCCGCGCTGCTCACCGGCATGCTGCGCCACGCCGGCGTCGACGCCTACATCACCCTGACCAACGGCGAGACCCAGACCGACTCCGAACTGCCGGTGGACCAGTTCAACCACTCGACCGTGGCGGTGAAGCGGGCTGACGGGAGCATCTACTACCTCGACCCGACGGCCGAGAATTCGCGCCAGTATTACGCAGCCTCGGAGATGAACCGCGGGGTGCTGGTCGCGACCAAAGCGGGTGACGGCCTGCGCTACACGCCGTTCATCCCGGCGGACTCGAACCGGCTCGACGTGCGCATCGACGACACGCTCGCGCCTGACGGTTCGCTCTCCGGCGTCGCCGTTCTTGTCCCGATCGGTGAGCAGGAATTCGGCCTGCGCTCGCTCGCCCAGTATCTGCCGCCGCAGCAGCAAAAGCAGCGCTACGAAAACTATCTCCACGTGCTCGGGCCCGACGCACATCTCGACACGCTGGCGATGACCGACCCGCGCGACCTGAACCAGCCGCTCGTCGTGAAGCTCCACTTCTCGGTGCCTGACTTCGCCACCGTTCTCAAATCGAAAACCGGCAATCGCAAATCTACGATCCGCTTCACCCTGCCCAAGGCGGGCAACGGCATGTTCACCTCGAACGCCTTCGCCTGGGCCTCGTCGATGCCGGCACGGAAGTACGACATCGATTTCCACTCCACCTATACCTGGCACATGGTTCACCAGCTGACCCTGCCCAAGAGCTTCAAGACCGTGCTCGTGCCCGACTCGTTGGAGCAGGCGTCCGACAAGTTCGAGGCGAAGTCCGAGACCAAGGTCAAAGGCAACCAGCTTACCAACGAAGCCTGGTTCCGGCTCAAAGACCCGCTGGTGCGGGTGGCCGAATACCAGAGCCTGCGCAGTCTCCTGGCCGCGACCGAGGAGATTGAGCGGCAGCACGTGATGCTGAAGCCGGTAGAGGAGTAG